From a single bacterium genomic region:
- a CDS encoding Na+/H+ antiporter subunit E: MRRLSFVIVAFVIWVLVTWSLSWQELTIGLVVVLFTSLLFGESFPGFKIFSPKRIGWLIYYIPVWIFACILANLDVAYRAIHPKMPIKPGIVKIRTSLKSDIGKTVLANSITMTPGTMTVDINGEYLYIHWIWVGDEKIEEATRIIAERFERILKHIFE, translated from the coding sequence ATGCGTAGACTTTCTTTTGTTATAGTTGCTTTTGTGATATGGGTGCTCGTCACATGGAGTCTATCATGGCAAGAGCTCACTATTGGGCTTGTTGTTGTTTTATTTACTTCACTTTTATTTGGTGAAAGTTTTCCCGGCTTTAAGATATTCTCACCTAAACGCATTGGCTGGCTTATTTACTATATTCCTGTGTGGATATTTGCTTGCATACTCGCAAATCTTGATGTTGCCTATCGGGCGATACACCCAAAAATGCCAATAAAACCGGGAATTGTCAAAATACGAACATCGTTAAAATCAGATATTGGGAAGACTGTACTTGCAAACTCAATCACAATGACGCCGGGGACTATGACTGTTGACATCAATGGCGAATACCTTTACATTCATTGGATATGGGTAGGAGATGAAAAGATTGAGGAAGCTACCCGTATAATTGCAGAAAGATTTGAACGCATTTTGAAGCATATATTTGAATGA
- a CDS encoding cation:proton antiporter — protein MIGIPLYFFIPLAVCIFMCLYRIARGPTLVDKMIGIDFLNVVLIGYCSLLAFYIKRPFLLDISLVLAILNFVGTLTLAKYLEGRKLDK, from the coding sequence ATGATTGGTATTCCTTTATATTTCTTTATTCCTTTGGCAGTATGTATATTTATGTGCCTATATAGAATAGCACGTGGACCTACTCTTGTAGATAAGATGATTGGGATAGATTTTCTTAATGTGGTTCTTATCGGGTACTGTAGTTTACTTGCATTTTATATAAAGAGACCATTTCTTCTTGATATTTCACTTGTGCTTGCTATACTTAACTTTGTCGGCACCCTTACACTTGCAAAATATCTTGAGGGTAGAAAGCTTGATAAATAA
- a CDS encoding DUF5668 domain-containing protein gives MLYCGDRVTGGLIILAIGVIFLLRNLKIITQPVWSVMWPAILIVIGIGVIIEGIKVVIRRKKG, from the coding sequence ATGCTGTATTGTGGAGATAGAGTAACTGGGGGCCTTATTATATTGGCTATTGGAGTTATATTTTTACTACGTAACCTAAAAATAATTACTCAACCAGTTTGGAGTGTTATGTGGCCTGCAATCTTGATTGTCATCGGAATAGGGGTAATTATTGAGGGAATAAAAGTGGTAATTAGAAGAAAGAAAGGATAG
- a CDS encoding DUF4190 domain-containing protein, with the protein MEIRGSGRAIASLVCGILSIFMPGVGFVLGILGIVFGAVARSEIRRSEGKLRGEGMAVAGLVCGIVGLATTVFWLSILRIIGSLFKSAILYNI; encoded by the coding sequence ATGGAGATAAGGGGTTCCGGTAGAGCTATAGCATCGCTTGTGTGTGGGATACTGAGTATATTTATGCCCGGAGTTGGATTTGTGCTTGGAATTCTTGGGATTGTATTTGGAGCTGTTGCAAGGAGTGAGATTAGACGAAGTGAAGGTAAGCTCAGGGGTGAAGGGATGGCGGTTGCTGGACTCGTTTGTGGTATAGTTGGATTAGCAACCACTGTATTCTGGCTCTCAATACTTAGGATAATTGGAAGTTTGTTTAAATCAGCAATTTTGTATAATATATAA
- the mnhG gene encoding monovalent cation/H(+) antiporter subunit G has translation MGIIIIFIGLTFDFFGCLGLIRFPDIYNRLQAATKGVTLGTCGILVGLCFLSHSLPFAIKSIICAVFIISTCPAATHALVRGAYIFGIKLWDKSIIDKYKEDNPNN, from the coding sequence ATGGGGATTATAATAATATTTATTGGTCTTACATTTGACTTCTTTGGCTGTCTTGGTCTTATAAGGTTTCCGGATATCTATAATCGATTACAAGCTGCTACAAAAGGTGTTACTCTTGGGACATGTGGTATATTAGTTGGGCTTTGCTTTCTGTCACATTCGTTACCATTTGCTATAAAATCAATTATATGCGCTGTCTTCATTATATCTACTTGTCCTGCTGCAACTCATGCTCTTGTGAGAGGAGCGTATATATTTGGGATAAAACTGTGGGATAAAAGCATAATAGACAAGTATAAAGAAGATAATCCCAATAATTAG